From the Trichocoleus desertorum ATA4-8-CV12 genome, the window TGTGGAGAAAAATACTTTAACTTGCTTGGGAGTGGTTGTAGCTGCAATGGTCGTTGGTGCCACGTTCCCAACAGGTTTAGCTTCTGTCGGACGGTTGTCGTAGAGGCTAACTCCAGCAAGGGTGGCGATCGCTAAACAAGAGAGGAGAGAGTTACGTAAATTGAACATGTGTTTGGGCAAGTATTGTCAGATTGCTGGGAGGTAGCTTCAACTTGCGATCGCTTAATTCCTCAAACCCTCTGCTATTGATTTTCTTGAAAACTATTACTGTTCCATTTCAGTTCTCATTAAACAACTGAGGGGGCGCAACTACTCTTCTCTGTTAAGTAATGGTAAAGATGGCTAGCCCTTTGAAAAATAGGGAAGTCTATAGGAAATAAATTCGGGAGATCAACTCTGTGAAGAAGGGTGACCATATTTATGTTGGCTTGGGTTCCTTGAAACAACATGGAATCTATATTGATGAAAGCTTAGTAATCTACTGGACAGATCGGAATTCAAGAAGTGGTCAAGTCTTCCAAGATAGTCTTGCAGATTTTACTCAAGGTAAAGAACCTAAGACTAGAAAATACTCATGTAGGTGTATTGATCGAGAAAAGACGATTGAGAAAGCAAAATCAAGGCTTGAAGAGGAAAAACTTAAGTACAAATTTCTCAATAGTAAAGATTTCGCTATTTACTGTAGAACTGGCTTGAAAATGGGCGATCACATCTCTGCTGATTATGATCATGTCTTTCATCATGGAATTTACTGTGGCAATGATGAAGTTATTCACTATGTCAACGGTATAGAAATTCGCAAAACTCCATTATCCAAATTTGCTGAGACACAAAGAATTTATATCAAGAGCTATCACAGATCGTTTTCACAGAGTAGGGTTGTGAAGAGAGCAGAACGAAGATTGGGAGAACGGAAATATAATCTTGCTTTTAATAACTGTGAGCACTTTGCTACCTGGTGCAAAACAGGAAAGTCAAGGTGCGAACAAGGCGAGAAGATCATTTGGACGGGTGGAAAAGCTGCTGAGTACGGGATTGAGCTGGCTGTGAAAGAAGCTGAGACAACACAAAGAAAAATTAAAAGAGAGGTTTCACAGATTCAAGAACAAGCCGCCAGAGAAGCTCTCCGAATAGGAACGAAGACAGTGAAAGAAGCTGATCGGCTCAAAAAAAATATAGAAAAGGGTGCCTCCAAAGTACTCAAGAAGTTCAGGCTTTGGTGAAATTAATTGACTCTAATTTTGATTGATTTGAAATAAAAATTTAGAGCTTTATGTTAGGGAAGATCCTGTCCAAATTAAGCGATCGCTCAGCAAAATCAGGAAGAGTGACTGATTCATTGCGGAGTACAATCTGTTGCGATCGATAGCCGAAATTGCCTTGAGTGTCTTGATAGGGTTGGCTGTAGCGTTCTAGTTGATTCGCAACCAGATTCATGATCCAGTAATGATTAATTTGGGCTTCGGCGTAGAGCGATCGCTTGACCATTTGGTCATAACCTAGCGTTGAATCAGAAACTTCAATCACTAGCAAAATATCAGTAGGTTGAGGATGGGCTGCCAGATAATCATCCGCTTGACCTCGCGCAATGACAATATCGGGTTCCGGTTCACTATTGCTTGGTAAAATAATCGGCTCTTGACTACGAACGACTGCGCGATCGCCCACTAATCGATCTAATTCGCGAAAGAGTTTTGTATTGCAAACTGAATGAGCCGTACCCTTCGCGGCCATTTGAATGAGTTCTCCTCGAATTAACTCCACTCGGTCATCTTCTGTTAAGAAGCCGAGTTCAATTAGACGATGATACTCCGCGATCGTGAAGCGCTTTGGCGTAACCAGTGTCATCAAAAATTGCTCCTTAGCTCCAGTTAGTAGTGTAGCTAGCAACTGGTTTTTATATCTGGATACAGCGGTTCATCATTTTCATCAAAAAGAACGCCAAAATTAATACATCTAAGCCTATCAAGCTCAAATTGTAGTTCTAGCCAGACCTCTGTAAAGGTGTAAGATTCAAAACTACCGAAATCTTCAATCTCAAGCTCTGTGTTTACACGTTGTGATACAAAATCAACGACCTCTCTTTTACGGCTACCCAGAAGCTGCTGCCCAAATAAAGTGGCTTGAGGGTTATTCACCTCTATCCAACCAAGCCTATAATTCCACTCGGACTCAAGCTTCAGGATCAGTCGAGCGTCGAAGTATTGAATAAAGCGATCGCCGTAGTCATCTGGGTAACTTTTGTCAGGCAAACCAAGGATATGACTAATTTCATTTTCAGTTATGCCAAACAAAAGCTTTCCAATACCTTCGCCTAAGCGAATTTCCATAACATTTAGATGTGTTGAAAGCATGTTAAGTGCCTACCTTACCTATAAGGTAAACTCAGCGAATTCTCCGGTTTCGTCTACTTTGGTGTCTTTGCCTGAGCGGGAAGGTTGGAAATTAGTGCCGCCGAGCAATTGAGTGAGGGAGAGTTTGGGGTTTTGGTGGAGGAGGTTGAGGGCGCTGATAAAGTCGCGGACAATCTCGCCAGGAGTGAGTAGGGCTTCAGAGCCTAAGCGATTAGTGATTTCTTTGAGAAAGGCTTGTAGATCGCGGTTGTTCAGGGAAGCTTGGTAAGCGTAGTGAGCGGCATGAACTTCTGCCAAGCGTTGTAGCAGTTGGAGGATTTCGGCTTGGGTTAAGGGTTCTAGGCGAATTACGGGGCCAGAGGTATCTTGCAGACCTGGCTGAGCAAAGCGACTTTGAGCAGTACGGCGTTGCCAGGCGGGGTCGCTGTAGAGTCCTCGGCGGGAATCTTCGAGAAACTGTGGGGTGCCACCGATGATGATATTTAGATGCCCGACTCGACCTTGCACGGTGTCGTTGAACATTGCCAACAACTTGTCGTAGTTGTTCTGGCGAGACCCCGCGTGGGTGATTTTATAGAGATGCACCGCTTCATCTAGCAGCACCAGCAAGCCTTTGTAGCCAATCCCAGAGACAAACTTGGCAAACAGTTTGATGTAGTCATACCAAGTTTCATCATCAATAATCACCTTTACGCCCAAGGCGGCTTTAGCGTCGGATTTGGTCGAGAATTCCCCTCGCAGCCAACGCAGGGCAGAATCTTTTAGGGTGTCGTCGTCGGTGCGGTAGCCACGCCAGTAAGCGATGATCACGCTGGCAAAATCGAAACCGTGAACCAACCCTTCTAAGGTTTGCACCACTTCGCGGATTTTGACTTCTACCAAGTCATCAAAGCCTTCATCTTTGGGGCGTTTTCCGCTTTCTTGCGCCACTTGAGTTAAGACACCGCTAATCCAACGCTCTAGGATGAGGGCGATCGCGCCGCCGTCTGGATTGGTTTTCGTGGCGATGTTTTGCATCAACTCGCGATAGGTGGCGATACTTTGCCCACTGGCTCCTGCCAAACGGCGTTCGGGAGACAAATCAGCATCAGCGACCACAAAGCCTTGCTCCATCGCCTGGTTGCGGATCAGTTGCAGGATAAAGCTTTTACCAGAGCCGTAGCGACCCACGACAAACCGAAAGGCTGCGCCACCTTCAGCAGTATTTTCCAGGTCTTGCACCAGGGCCTTGGCTTCCACTTCGCGACCCACAGCAATTTGCTCTAGACCAATTCTGGGAACCACTCCTGCACCCAAAGCATTGATCAAGGCTGTGGATACCCGCTTGGAAAGTTTCTGCTTTGCCATGTGTCTGCACTACGTTTGGTCAGGCTGATGAACTAACTTTTCTGTCTGTTAACTGTATCGCCAAACTCTAATGGTTTGATCGGCGCTACTGCTAACAAATGTATTGCTATCTGGTGCAAAGGCGATCGCACAAATCTTACCTGTATGTTCGCTCAATGTCGCCAGCAATTCTCTCGACTCTAAATCCCAAACTTTCAACGTGCAATCTTCACCACCGCTGATTAAAAACTGACCATTGGGGTTAATGGCAACGGCTGATACTTGGCCTTTATGCAACGCCAGACTGGAGCTAACACCTGGGCCTAAATCCCAAAGCTTGATGGTCCCGTCTGCGCCTCCACTGACTATCGTTTTACCGTCGGGGCTAAATGCCATTGAGCAAACTTTGCTGGCGTGAGCAGGAAGCGAGTTGAAGGCAGTTCTGGTATCTAAATTCCAGAGGTGGATCGTGCCGTTTTGGTCGCCACTAGCCAGGATGTCTTTATCAGAGTGAGGGCTGAAAACAACTGAGGTGATGAAGCCGTAACCACTGAGGGTTTGCAATAATCTGCCGCTTCTGATGTCCCACACTTTAATGCTGCGATCGGCACTGCCACTGGCGAGCCATTGCCCATCCGGGTTAACGGCGATCGCATTTACAGCGGTGGTATGTCCGGTGAGGGTGCGGAGTAATTCGCCTGTCTTCAGGTTCCAGACTTTAATTGTGTTGCTGCTACCACTGCTAAACAACAGCTTGCCGCCGGGATGCATCGCTAGAGCATAAATTGAGCCAGAATTTTTGGGCTGGGAAAGGGTTTGTACCCACTCTCCTTTCAAGGCCCAAACTTGTATTTTGTTGTCACTGCCCCCACTGACTAAGGTTTGGCTATTGGGGCTGATCGCTAAAGCATTGGCTCCAGTCTCAAAGATTACTCGACATTTCCAAGTGCCAAGTTTAGGAGGTAATGCCGCGATCGCTACTGGTACATTTGTCACCTCAACATCAATGGTGGTAACTGGGAAGTTTTCTCGCCCCACAACCGCGATCGCCCGCTGCAAATACTCCTCATAGTCCTCATAAATTTGAGGAATCAGTGAGGAGGTTCCAGGCTCAAAAATTAGATCGTCAATGATGGCATCTGCCTTTTCATTAATCGCATCCACCAGTGTTTGCGGCATGGTGGGTACGGCATCAGCAATCTGTCGCAGTTCTTCTGGGTCTTGTCGCAGAATCGCTTCTAATGCCCAATACTCATAGTCTGAAAGTTGATTAATCAGTTCGTGCCATTGGGGAGCTAGGAGTGGTTCCTCATCCTCAGCCTCAGATGACTCAGTCGTAGGAGCTGGGAGTTCCAGCGGTAGCGCGATCGCCGGAATTGTAGATTCGACCGTTACCAGTTCCCCTGGTTGCGGTGCCCGACTCGCAATCTGGGTTAGCAGCGTTTCTAGAGAGGTTTCTAGCTCCCGCCTTTGGGTTGTAATCGTTGTGAGTAAGGCTTGAATCTCCGTTTTCAGGGGTTGTAGATCGATCGCATCCACTAACCCAGCAATTTCCGTCTTCAGCGGTTGCAGATCGAGGGTTTGGATTTCCGATTGCAATGGCTCCAGGTCAATCGCGGCAATTATAGTTTGGATTTCTGATTGCAACGGCTGGGTATCAATCGTAGAAATTAAGGCTTCAATTTCTGATTTCAGGGCTTGGACATCGATCGCAGCCAGCAATTCTTGAATCTGCGATTTCAACAAAGGTAGGTTGATCGCAGCGACGAGAGCTTGAATCTCAGCTCTGATTGGCTCTACATCGATCGCATCCACTAATCCTGCAATTTCTGACTTCAGGGGTTGCAGATCAATTGTTTGAATTTCTGACCTTAACGGTTCCAGGTCGATCGCGGCAATGAGAGTTTGGAGTTCCGCCTGCAACGACTGTATATCAATCGTAGAAATCAATGATTCAATGTCCGATTTCACCGCTTGCACATCGATCGCAGCGACTAGGGATTGAATCTCTGCTTTCAACTGCGGCACGTTGATGACTGACACCAGTTCTTGAATGTCGGCTCTAAGTGGCTCTAAGTCGATCGCTGCTAGTTCTGCTAGAGACTCATGTAGGGTTTGCCGCGATCGCTCCAGCCTTTCGATTTGCGCTTGTAAGTCCTGGGTTTCTGCGGCTAATAGCTGCTTGCTCGTTTGCAGGGCAGCTACATCACTGTGGAGCCGAAGTTTTTGCGCGGTAAACTCAGCAATTTGAGTTTTGAGTTGACTCAGTTCTTGCTGGTGCTGACCCGCCTCCACCGCTAAACTTTGCCGCGCATCAGTTGTGGTGGCGATCGCTTGTTGCATTTCTGCTTCTTGCGCTGCTAAACTCTGGACCCGATCTTGCAACTGTTGGAAGCCAAGTTCTAGTTGCTGCTTACGACCTTCTAAAGTAGCGATCGCTTGACCTAATTCTCGATCTTGCTGTTGCTGCTCGGCGATGCGAGTTTGAAGCTGATCAAGGTCTGCTTGCAAGAAGCTCAAACTGGTTTCGGCTTGCTGCTTGTCTGCGGTTGCGGTTAAGAGAGCTTGCTGGATTTCTGCTTGCCGTTGCTCGTAAGCTTGCAACTGTCCCGCGATCGCCTGCCCTTTGAGTTGGGCTTGCCGTTTCTGGCGATCGTCGATGGCTACTGCTCCTGCGTAGGCACCTGGCGCGATTAATCCTGTGAGGAGCGATCGCTGCAAGTTGCGCTCAGCCAGAAAGCTCAAGCCAAAGCTAAGGCC encodes:
- a CDS encoding lecithin retinol acyltransferase family protein, with translation MKKGDHIYVGLGSLKQHGIYIDESLVIYWTDRNSRSGQVFQDSLADFTQGKEPKTRKYSCRCIDREKTIEKAKSRLEEEKLKYKFLNSKDFAIYCRTGLKMGDHISADYDHVFHHGIYCGNDEVIHYVNGIEIRKTPLSKFAETQRIYIKSYHRSFSQSRVVKRAERRLGERKYNLAFNNCEHFATWCKTGKSRCEQGEKIIWTGGKAAEYGIELAVKEAETTQRKIKREVSQIQEQAAREALRIGTKTVKEADRLKKNIEKGASKVLKKFRLW
- a CDS encoding Uma2 family endonuclease, producing the protein MTLVTPKRFTIAEYHRLIELGFLTEDDRVELIRGELIQMAAKGTAHSVCNTKLFRELDRLVGDRAVVRSQEPIILPSNSEPEPDIVIARGQADDYLAAHPQPTDILLVIEVSDSTLGYDQMVKRSLYAEAQINHYWIMNLVANQLERYSQPYQDTQGNFGYRSQQIVLRNESVTLPDFAERSLNLDRIFPNIKL
- a CDS encoding ATP-binding protein; this translates as MAKQKLSKRVSTALINALGAGVVPRIGLEQIAVGREVEAKALVQDLENTAEGGAAFRFVVGRYGSGKSFILQLIRNQAMEQGFVVADADLSPERRLAGASGQSIATYRELMQNIATKTNPDGGAIALILERWISGVLTQVAQESGKRPKDEGFDDLVEVKIREVVQTLEGLVHGFDFASVIIAYWRGYRTDDDTLKDSALRWLRGEFSTKSDAKAALGVKVIIDDETWYDYIKLFAKFVSGIGYKGLLVLLDEAVHLYKITHAGSRQNNYDKLLAMFNDTVQGRVGHLNIIIGGTPQFLEDSRRGLYSDPAWQRRTAQSRFAQPGLQDTSGPVIRLEPLTQAEILQLLQRLAEVHAAHYAYQASLNNRDLQAFLKEITNRLGSEALLTPGEIVRDFISALNLLHQNPKLSLTQLLGGTNFQPSRSGKDTKVDETGEFAEFTL